The DNA region AGCAAAAATATAAAGAAAAGGGGTGGTTTTGATGCCTTCACAATACAGGGATTCAACAATTGGAAAAAAGTTCATGATAGAAAAAATTGTGCATTCTTGGTTCATATAGGATCTGATCCTTGCTCGGAACACAACAACTCAGCTAAGGAATGCCAAGCTTTGTTGAATAATCTGAATCATATAGATAATATTATGGAGGTAGCAAGTAATCAAGAGAGGGAAAAAAATCGTCTACGTTTGAGAACATCAATTGCTGTTGTTAAGTGGTTGACCTTTCAAGCTTGTTCTCTTAGAGCTCATGATGAGAAACTTGAATCAAAAAATAGAGGAAATTTTATTGAATTGATTAAACTTCTTGCAGAATTTAATCCTGAAATTGCTGCCGTTGTCTTGGAAAATGCTCCTCAATGTGCCAAGTACACGTCACCTGATATTCAAAAGGAAATTTTAAGTATTTTTGCATTGAAAATCAGGAAGCATATTCGTGAAGAAATTGGTGATCAAAAGTTCTCTATTCTTGTAGATGAGACATGTGACATTTCAAAGCGAGAACAAATGGCAATTGTTCTGAGATTTGTTGATATTGATGGTGTTTTACAAGAAAGATTCTTTGACTTGGTACATGTGAGGAACACAAAAGCTCTAACGCTGAAAGCGGAGATATGCTATGTATTGTCTACCTATGGTTTTGATGTGCAGAACCTTCGAGGTCAAGGTTATGATGGTGCTAGTAATATGAGGGGGGAGTTGAATGGACTGCAAGCACTTGTTCTTAAAGAATGCCCTTATGCTTATTATGTCCATTGCTATGCACATCGTTTACAACTTGCTTTGGTTGCTGCAGCAAAGGATGTTGTTCCTGTTACTCAGTTTTTTCAGAAGTTACTCTTTATTGTGAATACAGTTGACTCGTCAGCAAAGCGGCATGATGAGCTTCATGATGCCCAAGTGGTTGAACTTGCACGGTTGTTGGCTGTTGATGAGCTTGAGACAGGTCAAGGGGCAAATCAAATCCGCTCACTAAAACGTCCAGGAGACACTAGGTGGGGTTCACACTTAGGTTCAATTTCGAGCCTTATGGACATTTTTAATCCAGTAAGTACAGTTTTGCAAAATTTAGCTGCTGACTCAACAGCTAGTACAAATCGTGCTGATGGGGATACTTCTTTCAACTACATGATATCTTTTGAGTTTGTATTTATTCTATGTCTCATGAGAGAAATATTGGAGATCACCGAACAACTTGGTCAAGCTCTCCAAAAGAAATCACAGGACATAGTAAATGCTATCCGTCTTGTGCAAACAACAAAAATTCTTCTTGAGAAAATGAGATCAGATGATGGTTGGGAAACTTTTATTTGCAAGGTTATGGAGTTCTGTGTGGACCATGATATTGATATCCCGAACATGGATGAAACATACATTTTACGTGGTGGCCGTGCTCGTCGTCAACCTAATCATTTTACCACAGATCATTTCTTTAGAGTGGAGGTATTTCGGGCAACACTTGATACTCAGTTGGCTGAACTAAATCTGAAGTTTAATGAGAAGGTGATTGGTCTTTTATCCATTTGTGTCACATTGGTTCCAAAAAATAGTTTTGCATCTTTCCAATCTAGTGAGATTTGTAAGATGGTTGAGAAGTACTATCCAGCTGATTTTAACCAACAAGAAATAATTGGATTGGAGTACCAATTAaaccattttgttgtggaggcTTCTAGAAGTGATGACCTCAAAAGAATTGCAACTTTAGCCGAGCTTTGCAAATGTCTTGTTAACACAGGACGTCATAGAGTCTTCAACTTGGTTGATCGGTTACTTCGGTTGCTTGTCACTCTTCCGGTTTCAACTGCTACTGCTGAGCGTGCTTTTTCTATCTTGAAGATCATTAAAACAAGGCTACGCAACAGAATGGAAGATGACTTTCTCGCTAATAGCATGCTAGTGAATATAGAAGCTGAAATTCTTGGGGACTACAATTATGAAGACATAATTCATGATTTTATTGATGTGAAGAAACGAAAAGTACACTTTTGAAGTTTATGTACTGCCAACTTAAAGTAAGTTCGATCTTTTGAACACTCTTTATGTATTGCTGAACAATAGTAAGCTTAATTAATATAGTGATTGTGGTTCTTGTAGCTCTATTTCTTTGCGAACTTTCTCTGTGCTCATTGTCATTGGCCCCTGCTGTTGTTTGTGTCTGGCTCCGCCACTGACTTCGAGGATGCCACCATCGTCTGTCCATCCTCGCAGGAGCAGATCAAGTTTTCACCTGGCAAAAAAATACAAATAGATTTATACAAATGGATTTGACGGTCAAAACAAACAACGCCCCCCAGCAAGGTAAGCTTCATGCAAGCGAAAAGCTACATGATGCACACGATTAGCCAAGAGAACATGACATGCTCGTCAAGTTGTACTAGATAGCATTATCGCATAGGGCAAGCGCGAGATTCCAGTGTGCCGTTAGAGAGGTGCAGTGAATGCTGGTTCCCTCGCGAGATCTTGCGGCCTCTCGGTAGGAGGCAAAACGTGGCCGCAGAACGTTCATGCCACTACGCGGCAAGCAGCTGGTCTGCTGGTCATGGCACTTGGCTACTGGTTAGCAATTCCTGGCACCAAATTTTCAAACAAATAAATTCCTAGCACCAAGTCCATGATCTTGCACGCCGTCGTAGTGGTCACTCTGCTCCACTACTTGGAAGAAAAATCAGAGCGAATCAAAGGACGGCGAGCACATAGCGATCTGGCCGTAACGGCGACAACTTTCCGGAGGCTGGGAGTATCATATCTAGGATTCACAAATCGCTACGCATATCGGTCCAGCTTTTTATATGTATGTAAGCTTAGATTCTGGCTGCAGCTCTTGTAGCCTCGCCAGGGCACATCGCTAGCTAACTAGgagcatttttttttttgcgaagaactagctacgaaaagattgtgtcttgcaaaaaaaaaaaggaaaaagattaTCATGAATTCCTTGGTGGCTCGTGCAGCTACACAGCTATATGTTGCGCCACAGAGTTCATTAGCTTGTTAGATTTGAGTACCTGCAGCACTTGCCGTCATTTTACATGCACTCAGCAGACAAGCTATATTCCTTCAACGGTAAACAGTAATTAGCAAATTACATGTGGGCGATCGTGGTGTTATCTTCACCTGCACCCTTAGCTATTTTTAACCAATATAAATAGGGATGTGCTGTGCTCTGCGTTTTTTCCT from Panicum hallii strain FIL2 chromosome 9, PHallii_v3.1, whole genome shotgun sequence includes:
- the LOC112877465 gene encoding zinc finger MYM-type protein 1-like encodes the protein MAIVLRFVDIDGVLQERFFDLVHVRNTKALTLKAEICYVLSTYGFDVQNLRGQGYDGASNMRGELNGLQALVLKECPYAYYVHCYAHRLQLALVAAAKDVVPVTQFFQKLLFIVNTVDSSAKRHDELHDAQVVELARLLAVDELETGQGANQIRSLKRPGDTRWGSHLGSISSLMDIFNPVSTVLQNLAADSTASTNRADGDTSFNYMISFEFVFILCLMREILEITEQLGQALQKKSQDIVNAIRLVQTTKILLEKMRSDDGWETFICKVMEFCVDHDIDIPNMDETYILRGGRARRQPNHFTTDHFFRVEVFRATLDTQLAELNLKFNEKIIKTRLRNRMEDDFLANSMLVNIEAEILGDYNYEDIIHDFIDVKKRKVHF